A single Arachidicoccus sp. BS20 DNA region contains:
- a CDS encoding TraR/DksA family transcriptional regulator: MATKKKIATKKPVKTVKKAVKPAPKKAAKPVAKKAVVTKKPAPAKKIAPAKKAVVKKAVSVKKVAAKKVAPVQKKAVVAKKQVAKKQVAKKTIVKKSIPLKKEAVKKVVAPAKKPVAVPKAKAIVEKKKETKSVKKENISSVAIKKPEKKKEVPFKEVKVPKTSVKTSKPYSPGYQPLEERSVSGSDNGPVLRYSDAELEEFRALINKKLEDASREVAYLQGIITRKDDMGSDVEGRYMTMEDGTVSMEREQMSQMMSRQISFIDNLKKALMRIENKTYGICRVTGKLIDKARLRAVPHATLSLEAKLGLVQSKE, encoded by the coding sequence ATGGCTACAAAAAAGAAGATTGCCACTAAGAAGCCGGTAAAGACTGTCAAAAAAGCAGTTAAACCCGCACCTAAGAAAGCAGCTAAGCCGGTTGCGAAAAAAGCCGTTGTTACGAAAAAACCGGCTCCGGCAAAAAAAATTGCGCCTGCTAAAAAAGCGGTTGTGAAAAAAGCCGTTTCCGTTAAAAAGGTAGCTGCTAAAAAAGTTGCGCCTGTGCAAAAGAAAGCGGTAGTTGCAAAAAAGCAGGTTGCAAAAAAGCAGGTTGCGAAAAAAACGATTGTAAAAAAATCGATTCCCCTTAAAAAGGAAGCGGTAAAAAAAGTTGTTGCTCCTGCAAAAAAGCCGGTTGCGGTACCCAAAGCAAAAGCCATAGTAGAAAAGAAAAAAGAAACAAAATCCGTAAAAAAAGAAAACATTTCATCTGTGGCAATAAAAAAACCAGAAAAGAAAAAAGAAGTTCCTTTTAAAGAAGTAAAAGTGCCTAAAACAAGTGTAAAAACGAGCAAGCCTTATTCTCCGGGTTATCAGCCGTTGGAAGAGCGCTCGGTAAGTGGCAGCGATAATGGACCGGTATTGCGCTACTCTGATGCAGAACTGGAGGAATTCAGAGCTTTAATCAATAAAAAGTTGGAAGACGCTTCACGAGAGGTCGCTTATTTGCAAGGTATTATTACCCGCAAAGACGATATGGGTAGTGATGTGGAAGGTCGTTATATGACAATGGAAGACGGTACTGTAAGCATGGAACGCGAACAAATGAGCCAGATGATGAGCCGCCAGATTTCTTTCATCGACAACCTGAAAAAAGCATTGATGCGCATCGAAAATAAAACGTATGGCATTTGCCGCGTTACAGGGAAATTGATTGACAAAGCCCGCTTGCGTGCCGTACCTCATGCGACACTCAGTCTGGAAGCAAAGTTGGGGCTGGTACAATCCAAAGAGTAA
- the ileS gene encoding isoleucine--tRNA ligase, with protein MANKYKEFSSLNLPDIEKEMLEVWQSGQAFEKSISLREGAKTFVFYEGPPSANGMPGIHHVISRTIKDMICRYKTMKGFQVQRKGGWDTHGLPVELGVEKELGITKEDIGTGKKDKSGNEVTVEYYNQKCREAVLRYKDKWDLLTTKMGYWVDLKNPYITFENNYIESLWWLLKKLYDKGLLYESISIQPYSPAAGTGLSSHELNQPGTYKDVKDTSATVVFNVVKNEKSQFLFDKTNGEELGLMAWTTTPWTLPSNLGLTVGAGIDYLLVQTKNPYTEIDQNVVIAKALFHKYFENPLNLSLEEGDAEIFENSDGKKKHFGWKILKTFKGKDLEGVSYHQLMPYEANQTDNPNAFKVLLGDFVTTEDGTGIVHTAPAFGADDYKVGQKSGIGILVMVDKEGKFIDGLGEFSGRYVKNYKDDPNYEDVNVDICVKLKKENKAFKVEKYEHSYPHCWRTDKPILYYPLDAWFIKTTALKDRMVELNKTINWKPKSTGEGRFGNWLENMVDWNLSRSRFWGTPLPVWRTEDKSEEICIGSVEELEKELQKSFNAGVSQVPPSEGFREALDLHKPYVDDITLVSPSGKPMKRVSELVDVWFDSGAMPFAQWHFPFENKEVFADNYPADFICEGVDQTRGWFYTLHAISSLVKEDVIDELKNANLPTENVDGRAYKTVVSNGLVLDKYGNKMSKRLGNTIDPFDTIDTYSADATRWYLMTNASPWDNLKFDLDGIKEVQRKFFGTLYNTYQFFALYANVDGFSFSEAYTPVNERPEIDRWILSSLHSLIKNVTENLDNYEPTLAFRAVEEFLDEHLSNWYVRLCRRRFWKGEYEADKIAAYQTLYECLETLTKLIAPLSPFFSDEIFRNLNAVAKRFEVESVHHSDFPMADESLIDLSLEERMQLAQDTSSLILSLRKKENIIVRQPLQKVLIPVLNPEMQAQFEKVEDLIKSETNIKEVEYITDAHGIIHKKIKADFKALGKRLGGKMKKAAELINNFSQDDIAALEKDGFFKIDIDEEIIEITPADVIITAEDVPGWSVAGKGNLTVALDITISEELKQEGIARMFVNRVQNIRKEYKFELTDRIFVKVAENEKVRAAIEKFSNYICSEVLADELQFVPNLQDGTEIDIDDTTLKVSVSKNS; from the coding sequence ATGGCTAATAAATATAAAGAATTTTCATCACTCAATTTGCCGGACATCGAGAAAGAAATGCTGGAAGTATGGCAGTCCGGGCAGGCATTTGAAAAAAGCATTTCGCTACGCGAAGGCGCTAAAACTTTCGTTTTTTACGAAGGTCCGCCAAGTGCAAACGGAATGCCCGGCATTCATCATGTGATTTCCCGCACTATTAAGGATATGATTTGCCGTTACAAAACCATGAAAGGTTTTCAGGTGCAGCGCAAAGGTGGTTGGGACACGCATGGTTTGCCTGTGGAATTGGGTGTGGAGAAAGAATTGGGCATTACCAAAGAAGACATCGGCACGGGTAAAAAAGATAAATCCGGCAACGAAGTTACCGTTGAATATTACAACCAAAAATGCCGCGAAGCGGTGTTGCGCTATAAAGACAAATGGGATTTGCTCACGACCAAAATGGGTTATTGGGTGGATTTGAAAAATCCGTACATCACATTTGAAAACAATTATATCGAGTCGCTTTGGTGGCTGCTGAAAAAGTTGTACGACAAAGGTTTGCTGTATGAAAGCATCAGCATACAACCTTATTCGCCTGCAGCAGGAACAGGTTTGAGTTCGCACGAACTGAACCAACCGGGCACATACAAAGACGTAAAAGATACGAGTGCGACCGTTGTTTTCAACGTTGTCAAAAACGAAAAATCACAATTTCTTTTTGATAAAACGAACGGCGAAGAACTTGGTCTCATGGCTTGGACTACCACGCCCTGGACGTTGCCTTCCAATCTCGGTTTGACGGTAGGCGCAGGTATTGATTATCTTTTAGTTCAGACCAAAAACCCTTACACGGAAATTGACCAGAATGTTGTCATTGCCAAAGCATTGTTCCATAAATATTTTGAAAATCCGTTGAATCTTTCTCTCGAAGAAGGCGATGCGGAAATATTTGAAAACAGCGACGGCAAGAAAAAACATTTCGGCTGGAAAATATTAAAGACTTTCAAAGGCAAAGATCTTGAAGGCGTTTCCTATCATCAACTGATGCCTTACGAAGCAAATCAAACCGATAATCCGAATGCATTCAAAGTATTGCTCGGCGATTTCGTTACAACAGAAGACGGAACGGGCATTGTACATACTGCGCCTGCGTTTGGCGCGGACGACTATAAAGTCGGGCAGAAATCCGGCATCGGCATATTGGTAATGGTGGACAAAGAAGGCAAATTCATCGACGGACTTGGCGAGTTCAGCGGACGATATGTAAAAAACTACAAGGACGATCCGAATTACGAAGATGTGAACGTGGATATTTGTGTAAAACTGAAGAAAGAAAACAAAGCTTTCAAAGTTGAAAAATACGAACACAGCTATCCGCATTGCTGGCGCACCGACAAACCGATTTTGTATTATCCGTTGGATGCATGGTTTATTAAAACCACCGCGTTGAAAGACAGAATGGTTGAATTAAATAAAACCATTAACTGGAAACCAAAATCGACTGGCGAAGGACGTTTCGGCAACTGGCTGGAAAATATGGTGGACTGGAATTTGTCGCGTTCTCGTTTTTGGGGAACGCCGTTGCCCGTGTGGCGTACTGAAGATAAAAGTGAAGAAATCTGCATCGGCAGCGTGGAAGAATTAGAAAAAGAATTACAGAAATCTTTTAATGCAGGTGTTTCGCAAGTCCCTCCTTCGGAGGGATTTAGGGAGGCTTTGGATTTACATAAACCTTACGTGGACGATATTACATTAGTTTCTCCTTCGGGAAAACCGATGAAGCGCGTTTCCGAGTTGGTAGATGTTTGGTTCGATAGCGGCGCGATGCCTTTTGCACAATGGCATTTTCCGTTTGAAAATAAAGAAGTTTTTGCAGATAACTATCCTGCGGATTTTATATGCGAAGGCGTTGACCAAACACGCGGCTGGTTCTATACGTTACACGCCATCAGTTCACTCGTCAAAGAAGATGTTATTGATGAATTGAAAAATGCAAATCTTCCGACAGAAAATGTGGACGGTCGCGCATACAAAACCGTTGTTTCAAACGGATTGGTGTTGGACAAATACGGCAACAAAATGTCCAAACGTTTGGGCAATACCATTGACCCTTTCGACACAATTGATACTTACAGCGCGGATGCTACACGTTGGTATCTGATGACCAACGCATCGCCTTGGGACAATCTGAAATTTGACCTCGACGGCATCAAGGAAGTACAGCGTAAATTCTTCGGAACATTATACAACACTTATCAGTTTTTCGCGTTATATGCCAATGTTGACGGATTTTCGTTTTCCGAAGCATATACTCCTGTAAATGAACGTCCTGAAATCGACCGTTGGATTTTATCATCGTTGCATTCTTTAATTAAAAATGTAACAGAGAATTTAGATAATTACGAACCCACTTTGGCGTTCCGTGCGGTGGAAGAATTTTTGGATGAGCATTTGAGCAACTGGTACGTTCGTTTGTGTCGCCGTCGTTTTTGGAAAGGCGAATATGAAGCGGATAAAATTGCGGCATATCAAACGCTTTATGAATGTCTGGAAACTTTGACAAAATTAATAGCACCGCTTTCGCCGTTTTTCAGCGATGAAATTTTCAGAAATCTGAACGCAGTTGCAAAACGATTTGAAGTAGAAAGTGTGCATCATTCCGATTTTCCTATGGCTGATGAATCGCTGATTGATTTGTCATTGGAAGAAAGAATGCAATTAGCACAAGACACATCTTCTTTGATTCTTTCATTAAGAAAAAAAGAAAATATCATCGTTCGCCAGCCTTTGCAAAAAGTGTTGATTCCCGTGCTGAATCCCGAAATGCAGGCTCAATTTGAAAAAGTGGAAGATTTAATCAAATCCGAAACGAATATCAAAGAAGTGGAATATATAACCGACGCACACGGCATCATTCATAAAAAAATAAAAGCCGATTTTAAAGCGCTCGGAAAACGTTTAGGCGGAAAAATGAAAAAAGCCGCCGAGCTTATCAATAATTTTTCGCAGGACGATATTGCAGCATTGGAAAAAGACGGTTTTTTCAAAATAGATATTGACGAAGAAATTATCGAAATCACGCCTGCGGATGTAATTATTACGGCGGAAGATGTGCCGGGTTGGAGCGTCGCAGGCAAGGGAAATTTGACAGTCGCGCTCGACATTACCATTTCCGAAGAGCTCAAACAGGAAGGAATCGCGCGAATGTTTGTAAATCGTGTACAAAATATCAGAAAAGAATATAAATTTGAACTCACAGACCGTATCTTTGTTAAAGTAGCGGAAAATGAAAAAGTGCGTGCAGCGATTGAAAAATTCAGTAATTACATTTGTTCTGAAGTTTTGGCAGACGAATTGCAATTCGTTCCCAATTTACAAGATGGAACAGAGATTGATATAGACGACACAACACTCAAAGTTAGTGTCAGCAAAAACAGTTAA
- the gcvH gene encoding glycine cleavage system protein GcvH, which translates to MAFPAELKYTKDHEWIKVIDGNTALVGITEFAQSELGDIVYVDINTIGNDLQAEEVFGTVEAVKTVSDLFLPVAGKILEINPDLENQPELVNTDPYEKGWMIKLALANPADIDGLMDAAAYQALVG; encoded by the coding sequence ATGGCATTTCCTGCAGAATTAAAGTACACAAAAGACCACGAATGGATTAAAGTTATTGACGGCAATACAGCGCTTGTAGGCATTACCGAATTTGCACAAAGCGAACTGGGCGACATTGTTTATGTGGACATCAACACCATCGGCAACGACCTGCAAGCCGAAGAAGTTTTCGGAACTGTTGAAGCTGTAAAAACGGTAAGCGATTTATTTCTTCCCGTTGCGGGCAAAATACTGGAAATAAATCCCGATTTGGAAAATCAGCCGGAACTGGTTAATACAGACCCCTACGAAAAAGGCTGGATGATAAAGTTAGCACTTGCCAATCCCGCAGATATCGACGGCTTAATGGATGCTGCTGCATATCAGGCATTAGTGGGATAA
- a CDS encoding DUF6686 family protein yields MCDIQTMFFDKDGYVVFCRHCKCYQVGYGTMLLNLSSYDFKMLMNVLKNECDIDDLSVEENAKTIVIPTSSQETYMIFTKKEASRLLAILEEADNEVKTEQLLSLFQ; encoded by the coding sequence ATGTGCGACATACAAACAATGTTTTTCGATAAAGACGGTTACGTGGTCTTTTGCAGACATTGCAAATGCTATCAGGTGGGTTACGGTACAATGTTGTTAAACCTGTCTTCCTACGATTTTAAAATGCTGATGAACGTTTTAAAGAATGAATGCGATATAGACGATTTGTCCGTAGAAGAAAACGCTAAAACCATTGTTATTCCTACGTCTTCACAGGAAACCTATATGATATTCACTAAAAAAGAAGCCTCGCGATTGCTTGCTATTTTAGAAGAGGCGGACAATGAAGTGAAAACGGAACAGTTGCTCAGCCTGTTCCAATAA
- a CDS encoding ribonucleoside-diphosphate reductase subunit alpha, with the protein MSNLFETILPEAESSAVASDSYEKLWWKNEESERILNSGYLLKGETVEGAIERICAAAAQRLYKPELKDAFKEIVERGWMSLSSPIWANMGTERGLPISCFNVHIPDNIEGITHKLGEVIMQTKLGGGTSAYFGALRERGSSITDNGKSTGAVSFMRLFDTAMDTISQGGVRRGAFAAYMDIDHGDIEEFLSIKDIGHPIQNLFYGVCIPDYWMQDMIDGDMKKREIWAKVLESRQQKGLPYLFFSDNVNRNRPQVYKDADLTIHASNLCSEIMLPSTEDESFICCLASMNIELYDEWKDTDAVKLAIFFLDAVLQEFIAKSEGNFYLEAAHRFAKRHRALGLGALGWHSYLQKNMIPFEGLRAKQLTTSIFKDINEKALKASRDLAWIYGEPELLKGYGRRNTTLLAIAPTTSSSAILGQTSPGIEPFSSNYYKVGLSKGNFMRKNKYLKKLLEEKGIDNEDTWRSIMLNHGSVQHLNELTPEEKEVFKTFKEISQLEIIQQAAIRQQYIDQSQSLNVNIPANLPIKEVNKLFIEAWKLGIKTLYYQRSQSVSKEMVTNLVSCKSCEA; encoded by the coding sequence ATGAGTAACTTATTTGAAACCATATTACCCGAAGCGGAATCTTCCGCCGTTGCAAGCGACAGCTACGAAAAGCTGTGGTGGAAAAACGAAGAAAGCGAACGCATCCTGAACAGTGGTTATCTGCTGAAAGGCGAAACCGTAGAAGGAGCCATAGAACGTATTTGTGCTGCCGCAGCGCAACGCCTGTATAAACCTGAACTAAAAGATGCTTTTAAAGAAATAGTGGAACGCGGCTGGATGAGCCTAAGCTCGCCGATATGGGCAAATATGGGAACGGAAAGAGGCTTGCCTATTTCCTGCTTCAACGTGCATATTCCCGATAATATCGAAGGCATTACGCACAAGCTTGGAGAAGTAATTATGCAAACCAAATTAGGCGGTGGTACTTCTGCCTATTTCGGTGCGTTGCGCGAAAGAGGAAGTTCTATCACGGACAACGGAAAAAGCACGGGAGCCGTGAGTTTCATGCGTCTTTTCGATACGGCTATGGATACTATTTCGCAAGGCGGCGTACGCCGCGGCGCGTTTGCCGCTTACATGGACATTGACCACGGCGACATCGAAGAATTTCTTTCTATAAAAGATATTGGTCATCCTATACAAAACCTGTTTTACGGCGTATGTATTCCCGATTACTGGATGCAGGATATGATTGACGGCGATATGAAGAAAAGGGAAATTTGGGCTAAAGTATTGGAAAGCCGCCAGCAGAAAGGATTGCCTTATCTTTTCTTTTCGGACAATGTGAACAGAAACAGACCGCAGGTATATAAGGATGCGGACCTTACCATACACGCAAGCAACCTGTGTTCCGAAATCATGCTTCCGTCAACGGAAGATGAATCATTTATTTGTTGCCTTGCATCCATGAATATTGAACTTTATGACGAGTGGAAAGATACCGATGCCGTTAAGCTCGCCATATTTTTCTTAGATGCCGTGTTGCAGGAATTTATTGCAAAATCGGAAGGCAACTTTTATCTTGAAGCGGCGCATCGTTTTGCCAAAAGACATCGTGCATTAGGCTTAGGAGCGTTGGGCTGGCATTCATATTTGCAGAAAAATATGATTCCTTTTGAAGGATTAAGGGCAAAGCAATTGACTACATCCATATTCAAAGACATTAATGAAAAAGCGCTAAAAGCAAGCCGTGACCTTGCGTGGATTTACGGCGAGCCGGAATTGCTCAAAGGATACGGAAGACGCAATACTACGCTTTTGGCAATTGCGCCTACAACATCTTCTTCCGCGATATTGGGACAAACATCTCCGGGTATAGAGCCTTTCAGCAGTAATTATTATAAAGTAGGATTGTCCAAAGGCAATTTCATGCGCAAAAACAAATACCTCAAAAAATTGCTGGAAGAAAAAGGTATTGATAATGAAGATACATGGAGAAGCATTATGCTCAATCACGGCAGCGTGCAACATTTAAACGAACTTACACCTGAAGAAAAAGAAGTTTTTAAAACGTTTAAAGAAATAAGCCAGTTGGAGATAATTCAGCAGGCGGCTATTCGCCAGCAATATATCGACCAATCGCAAAGCTTAAACGTGAATATTCCGGCGAACCTTCCTATCAAAGAAGTAAACAAGCTTTTTATCGAAGCATGGAAACTTGGAATTAAAACGCTTTACTATCAGCGCAGCCAAAGCGTTTCCAAAGAAATGGTTACGAATCTGGTAAGCTGTAAAAGTTGCGAAGCGTAG
- a CDS encoding ribonucleotide-diphosphate reductase subunit beta → MGLFDKRVQYKPFEYPEILKFTQAINTSFWVHSEVDFTADTQDFHSTLSIPEQNAIKNSLLSIAQIEVAVKSFWGNLYHHFPKPEINGLGATFAECEFRHSEAYSRLLEVLGHNNQFESLLQVPVIKERVAYLSEALSTAGSSDKKEYASALILFSILIENVSLFSQFAVILAFTRFKGLMKNVSNIIAWTSVDEQVHANAGIFLINKLREEYPDIFSASTIEHVQAIVKKSIDTEANILDWIFSEGEIEIINKKDLTNFMKKRADESLVQIGIPAVFNVTAEEISPMLWFEEEVFSNTLDDFFAKRPVEYTKFDKSISAHDLF, encoded by the coding sequence ATGGGTTTATTTGACAAAAGGGTGCAATACAAACCGTTTGAGTACCCGGAAATATTAAAGTTTACGCAGGCAATTAACACTTCGTTTTGGGTGCATTCCGAAGTGGATTTTACGGCAGATACGCAGGACTTCCATTCTACTTTGAGTATTCCGGAACAGAACGCCATCAAAAACAGTTTGTTGTCCATTGCACAAATCGAAGTTGCGGTAAAATCGTTTTGGGGCAATTTGTATCATCATTTTCCGAAGCCCGAAATAAACGGCTTAGGCGCCACTTTTGCCGAATGCGAGTTCAGGCATTCGGAAGCCTATTCGAGGCTTTTGGAAGTGCTGGGCCACAACAATCAGTTTGAAAGCCTGCTGCAAGTACCGGTAATTAAGGAACGTGTGGCTTATCTTTCGGAAGCCTTATCCACCGCAGGTTCCAGCGATAAAAAAGAATATGCTTCCGCACTTATTTTATTCAGCATTTTGATTGAAAACGTAAGCTTGTTCAGTCAGTTTGCCGTAATACTTGCATTTACACGTTTTAAAGGACTGATGAAAAATGTAAGCAACATTATCGCATGGACTTCGGTGGACGAACAGGTTCATGCCAATGCAGGTATTTTCCTTATCAATAAACTGAGAGAGGAGTATCCCGATATTTTTTCCGCTTCCACTATTGAGCACGTACAGGCTATTGTAAAAAAATCTATCGACACGGAAGCCAATATTCTCGACTGGATTTTCAGTGAAGGCGAAATTGAAATTATCAACAAAAAAGATTTGACCAACTTTATGAAAAAGCGTGCGGATGAAAGTTTGGTACAAATAGGTATTCCTGCGGTTTTCAATGTTACCGCCGAAGAAATCAGTCCGATGCTTTGGTTTGAAGAAGAAGTTTTTTCCAATACACTTGACGATTTTTTTGCAAAGCGCCCGGTAGAATATACCAAGTTTGACAAAAGTATTTCGGCACACGACCTATTTTAA
- a CDS encoding TonB-dependent receptor plug domain-containing protein: MRSKNSVIEWAVTILFLLGAATANGQYTFKGKISGAIKQNDTLVVRLKNDKHSFSRKVILPHNRFYFTNIPHGHYIVSVLQKETPHIIGSFNIDKNIEQNITLQHTDSLKDVEVQASESGSRPKNDDLISYNMITNAKSRVSKHQIEMSGAQRLDDVLKEQPGIAVVSDLGAGNRAVGIQMQGFSSEYIKILLDGMPIEGRMNGNLDLSRFDVQNIDHIEITKGATSTLYGADALGGVINIITNQNISSRQLSAGINYGSFNTLNANTSFANPFGKRKSFYQINEDFYKTDGFNANPQYLLGGQTTPPYISNTLQGRMLLDISDKDRINISTRYSFRNSSMWRNYGDNYVTTDKLNDNDVNVLASWNHNFSNRSRFLLRYYLTHYYSGEEVALQNSNSALQTFRFGEWTNQLEAQYLAHSADDKWQSVSGAGIELNQLNGYENEQSGRQYDYFGYSQVQYMPAERLKLSVGARATGNSIYGGKITPAAGIEWKPLAQLTIRPSFGMGFKSPTYTQMNQVFTNLTQGYTVIGANVLSSSLAALDSAGQVSSIWPIASSIKNLKAETSHSYNIDAKWTAGNKLSFEANIFYNHIKNMIFTEQIGIKTNGAQIFSYINLARVVNKGLEINGSCKLFKGIHFAANYQLLYSQDLSVLDSIKAGKLTVRANPVRTAYVSDYFNLPVRSRNMLQLQLYYDDNHSRWGGSFRANYRGKYGFLDLDNNGFIDPYDIYVNGFWLLNASVQYTFLRNRNLRVQFSINNINNAINYLIPYQSGRSYKIGIHYNLSFK, encoded by the coding sequence ATGAGGTCGAAAAATAGCGTCATCGAATGGGCGGTAACAATTTTATTTTTATTAGGGGCGGCAACTGCAAACGGCCAATATACATTTAAGGGTAAAATATCCGGAGCAATAAAACAGAATGACACTTTGGTTGTCCGTCTTAAAAACGATAAACATTCTTTTAGCCGCAAAGTAATATTACCCCATAATCGTTTTTACTTTACAAATATCCCGCACGGACATTACATTGTATCTGTTTTACAGAAAGAGACCCCGCATATTATCGGCTCGTTTAATATTGATAAAAATATTGAACAAAATATTACGCTTCAACATACCGATTCTTTGAAAGACGTTGAAGTTCAAGCATCCGAATCCGGCAGTAGACCAAAGAATGATGACCTGATTTCCTACAACATGATTACAAATGCAAAAAGCCGGGTAAGTAAACATCAAATCGAAATGTCAGGAGCTCAACGCTTAGATGATGTGCTGAAAGAACAGCCCGGTATTGCTGTAGTGAGCGACCTTGGAGCCGGCAACCGAGCCGTAGGAATACAAATGCAAGGCTTCAGTTCGGAATATATAAAAATATTGTTGGATGGGATGCCGATTGAAGGGCGCATGAACGGGAATCTTGACCTTTCCCGCTTTGACGTTCAAAACATAGACCACATCGAAATAACGAAAGGAGCTACCTCAACGCTTTACGGCGCTGATGCATTAGGCGGCGTAATCAACATTATTACAAACCAAAATATCAGCAGCAGACAACTTTCCGCAGGTATTAATTACGGCAGCTTTAATACGCTTAACGCAAATACTTCGTTTGCAAATCCTTTCGGAAAAAGAAAAAGCTTTTATCAGATAAATGAAGATTTTTATAAAACCGACGGTTTCAATGCCAATCCTCAATATTTGCTTGGCGGTCAAACGACGCCGCCCTATATAAGCAATACATTACAAGGAAGAATGCTGCTGGATATAAGCGATAAAGACCGTATAAATATCAGTACAAGGTATTCATTTCGCAACAGCTCCATGTGGAGAAATTACGGAGATAATTACGTAACGACAGATAAGCTGAATGATAATGACGTAAATGTTTTGGCTTCATGGAACCATAATTTCAGTAACCGTTCCCGTTTCCTGCTGAGATATTATTTAACGCATTATTATTCCGGTGAAGAAGTTGCATTGCAAAACAGTAACAGCGCATTGCAAACATTCCGTTTCGGGGAATGGACTAATCAATTGGAAGCACAATATCTTGCACATTCAGCCGATGATAAATGGCAATCTGTTTCAGGCGCAGGCATCGAATTAAACCAATTGAACGGATATGAGAATGAACAAAGCGGCAGGCAATATGATTATTTCGGATATTCACAAGTACAATATATGCCCGCCGAAAGATTAAAACTAAGCGTCGGCGCACGTGCAACAGGTAATTCAATATATGGAGGAAAAATAACGCCTGCCGCGGGAATAGAATGGAAACCATTGGCACAATTAACCATTCGTCCGTCATTCGGAATGGGATTTAAGTCGCCGACATACACACAAATGAATCAAGTGTTTACAAATCTTACCCAAGGCTACACAGTAATCGGAGCCAATGTTTTATCATCTTCTTTAGCGGCATTGGATTCTGCCGGGCAGGTAAGCAGTATATGGCCTATTGCATCTTCAATAAAAAATCTTAAAGCAGAAACATCCCACAGCTACAATATAGATGCGAAATGGACCGCCGGAAATAAACTAAGCTTTGAAGCGAATATATTTTATAATCATATCAAAAATATGATTTTTACCGAACAAATAGGAATCAAAACAAACGGAGCGCAAATATTCAGCTATATTAATCTTGCCCGCGTGGTAAATAAAGGCTTGGAAATTAACGGTTCCTGCAAGTTGTTTAAAGGAATTCATTTTGCGGCGAATTATCAATTGCTGTATTCTCAAGATTTATCTGTTTTAGATTCCATAAAAGCAGGCAAATTGACTGTTCGAGCCAATCCGGTTCGCACTGCATACGTAAGCGATTATTTCAATCTACCGGTTCGCAGTCGTAATATGTTGCAATTGCAACTTTATTATGACGATAATCATTCTCGCTGGGGCGGCTCGTTCAGAGCAAATTACAGAGGTAAGTACGGCTTTTTGGATTTGGACAACAACGGTTTTATTGATCCTTACGATATTTATGTAAACGGCTTCTGGCTCTTGAATGCAAGCGTTCAATATACTTTTCTTCGGAACAGAAATTTAAGAGTACAATTTTCGATAAACAATATCAATAATGCAATCAACTACCTGATACCTTATCAATCAGGAAGAAGTTATAAGATTGGAATTCACTACAATTTATCTTTTAAGTAA